In a single window of the Anguilla rostrata isolate EN2019 chromosome 6, ASM1855537v3, whole genome shotgun sequence genome:
- the LOC135257955 gene encoding uncharacterized protein LOC135257955 → MPNTPVLLIAIVLPLAVAVYLQTLQLSHSTWSLKLTHSTLQLLPQKLTHSTLQLQSQKLAHSTRKLLLLKLAHSTLQLLLLKLTHSILLLLKLAHCTRKLLPLKLAHSTLQLLKLTHCTLQLLPQKLAHSTLQLLPQKLAHSTLQLLPQKLTHSTPKLLLLKLTHSTLQLLPQKLAHCARKLLPLKLAHSTPKLLLLKLAHSTPKLLLLKLAHSTPKLLPQKLAHSTPKLLPQKLAHSTPKLLPQKLAHSTLQLLPQKLAHSTLQLLKLAHCTRKLLPLKLAHCTLQLLPLKLAHSTLQLLPQKLAHSTLQLLPQKLTHSTPKLLLLKLTHSTPKLLLLKLAHSTPKLLLLKLAHSTPKLLPQKLAHSTPKLLPQKLAHSTLQLLPQKLAHSTLQLLPQKLAHSTLQLLLLKLTHSTHKLLLLKLTHSTLLLLKLAHSTLQLLPQKLTHSILLLLKLAHSTRKLLLLKLAHSTRKLLLLKLAHSTHKLLLLKLAHSTRRLLLLKLTHSILRLLLLKLTYSTLLLLKLAHCTHKLLLLKLTYSTLLLLKLAHCTHKLLLLKLTHSILLPLKLAHCTHKLLLLKLAHSTLLLLKLTHSILLPLKLAHSTLLLLKLAHSTRKLLLLKLTHSTSILLLLKLAHSTLQLLLQKLTHSILLLLKLAHSTRRLLLLKLTHSILRLLLLKLTYSTLKLLLLKLTYSTHKLLLLKLAHSTSTLLLLKLAHSTRKLLLLKLTQSTLQLLLQKLTHSILLLLKLTHSILLLLKLAHSTLQLLPQKLTHSILLLLKLAHSTLQLLLLKLTHGILLLLKLAHSTLQLLPQKLTHSILLLLKLAHSTLQLLLLKLTHSILLLLKLAHSILLLLKLAHSILLLLKLAHSILLLLKLTHSTLQLLLLKLAHSTLQLLLLKLTHSTQPQKCSQSIVQLQPQKFPHSTMQLQPLKLMHSILQLQPQKFTQST, encoded by the exons aTGCCCAACACCCCTGTTCTGCTTATTGCCATCGTGCTCCCACTAGCTGTAGCTGTTTACCTTCAAACTCTCCAACTAAGCCACAGTACCTGGTCCCTGAAACTCACCCACAGTACCCTCCAGCTCCTGCCCCAGAAACTCACCCACAGCACCCTTCAGCTCCAGTCCCAGAAACTCGCCCACAGTACCCGCAagctcctgctcctgaaacTCGCCCACAGtaccctccagctcctgctcctgaaacTCACCCACAGTatcctcctgctcctgaaacTCGCCCACTGTACCCGCAAGCTCCTGCCCCTGAAACTCGCCCACAGTACCCTCCAGCTCCTGAAACTCACCCACTGTACCCTCCAGCTCCTGCCCCAGAAACTCGCCCACAGTACCCTCCAGCTCCTGCCCCAGAAACTCGCCCACAGTACCCTCCAGCTCCTGCCCCAGAAACTCACCCACAGTACCCCGAagctcctgctcctgaaacTCACCCACAGTACCCTCCAGCTCCTGCCCCAGAAACTCGCCCACTGTGCCCGCAAGCTCCTGCCCCTGAAACTCGCCCACAGTACCCCGAagctcctgctcctgaaacTCGCCCACAGTACCCCGAagctcctgctcctgaaacTCGCCCACAGTACCCCGAAGCTCCTGCCCCAGAAACTCGCCCACAGTACCCCGAAGCTCCTGCCCCAGAAACTCGCCCACAGTACCCCGAAGCTCCTGCCCCAGAAACTCGCCCACAGTACCCTCCAGCTCCTGCCCCAGAAACTCGCCCACAGTACCCTCCAGCTCCTGAAACTCGCCCACTGTACCCGCAAGCTCCTGCCCCTGAAACTCGCCCACTGTACCCTCCAGCTCCTGCCCCTGAAACTCGCCCACAGTACCCTCCAGCTCCTGCCCCAGAAACTCGCCCACAGTACCCTCCAGCTCCTGCCCCAGAAACTCACCCACAGTACCCCGAagctcctgctcctgaaacTCACCCACAGTACC CCGAagctcctgctcctgaaacTCGCCCACAGTACCCCGAagctcctgctcctgaaacTCGCCCACAGTACCCCGAAGCTCCTGCCCCAGAAACTCGCCCACAGTACCCCGAAGCTCCTGCCCCAGAAACTCGCCCACAGTACCCTCCAGCTCCTGCCCCAGAAACTCGCCCACAGTACCCTCCAGCTCCTGCCCCAGAAACTCGCCCACAGtaccctccagctcctgctcctgaaacTCACCCACAGTACCCACAagctcctgctcctgaaacTCACCCACAGTACCCTCCTGCTCCTGAAACTCGCCCACAGTACCCTCCAGCTCCTGCCCCAGAAACTCACCCACAGTatcctcctgctcctgaaacTCGCCCACAGTACCCGCAagctcctgctcctgaaacTCGCCCACAGTACCCGCAagctcctgctcctgaaacTCGCCCACAGTACCCACAagctcctgctcctgaaacTCGCCCACAGTACCCGCAGGCTCCTGCTCCTGAAACTCACCCACAGTATCCTCCGGCTCCTGCTCCTGAAACTCACCTACAGTACCCTCCTGCTCCTGAAACTCGCCCACTGTACCCACAagctcctgctcctgaaacTCACCTACAGTACCCTCCTGCTCCTGAAACTCGCCCACTGTACCCACAAGCTCCTGCTTCTGAAACTCACCCACAGTATCCTCCTGCCCCTGAAACTCGCCCACTGTACCCACAagctcctgctcctgaaacTCGCCCACAGTACCCTCCTGCTTCTGAAACTCACCCACAGTATCCTCCTGCCCCTGAAACTCGCCCACAGTACCCTCCTGCTCCTGAAACTCGCCCACAGTACCCGCAagctcctgctcctgaaacTCACCCACAGTACC AGTatcctcctgctcctgaaacTCGCCCACAGtaccctccagctcctgctccagaaACTCACCCACAGTatcctcctgctcctgaaacTCGCCCACAGTACCCGCAGGCTCCTGCTCCTGAAACTCACCCACAGTATCCTCCGGCTCCTGCTCCTGAAACTCACCTACAGTACCCTC AagctcctgctcctgaaacTCACCTACAGTAC CCACAagctcctgctcctgaaacTCGCCCACAGTACC AGTACCCTCCTGCTCCTGAAACTCGCCCACAGTACCCGCAagctcctgctcctgaaacTCACCCAGAGtaccctccagctcctgctccagaaACTCACCCACAGTatcctcctgctcctgaaacTCACCCACAGTatcctcctgctcctgaaacTCGCCCACAGTACCCTCCAGCTCCTGCCCCAGAAACTCACCCACAGTATCCTCCTACTCCTGAAACTCGCCCACAGtaccctccagctcctgctcctgaaacTCACCCACGGTatcctcctgctcctgaaacTCGCCCACAGTACCCTCCAGCTCCTGCCCCAGAAACTCACCCACAGTATCCTCCTACTCCTGAAACTCGCCCACAGtaccctccagctcctgctcctgaaacTCACCCACAGTatcctcctgctcctgaaacTCGCCCACAGTatcctcctgctcctgaaacTCGCCCACAGTatcctcctgctcctgaaacTCGCCCACAGTatcctcctgctcctgaaacTCACCCACAGtaccctccagctcctgctcctgaaacTCGCCCACAGtaccctccagctcctgctcctgaaacTCACCCACAGTACCCAGCCCCAGAAATGCAGCCAGAGCATCGTCCAGCTCCAGCCACAGAAATTCCCCCACAGTACCATGCAGCTCCAGCCCCTGAAGCTCATGCACAGTATCCTTCAGCTTCAGCCCCAGAAATTCACCCAGAGTACATGA